A DNA window from Setaria viridis chromosome 2, Setaria_viridis_v4.0, whole genome shotgun sequence contains the following coding sequences:
- the LOC117842111 gene encoding uncharacterized protein isoform X1 — MQCMAQEGSEASVASSPPAAASSSSTSSAAAAASWWRDNMHPVAYGAAWPPPPAAAAPRWPPMAAQHQHHGRTTTSSGGGADDDLSASNATMTSFTNTSTTNHSGLSMDSSVPGAEAAAAAAVAAESHLWNQVLMGAGGEVGRSMQAVHDAHDDSENFLELLNSRTLAPELFAEPPACDYLKKMEYGSSHGGGGGGGGWPDHQFTAAALEKHLSYGAALAHHQHHHHAAAGAPERLTANLSDLVSNWSIAPPDPCLGDAHHRAGAAAACDNAAVASLGHGAKPGLFLDSGGLCKHEMSGHGGMLQEAAGGGGQEFLRPTGYSSMLGLSSSNRMYGAGPAMDVPWGNNAGAARSLSDLISFGGAPLGKPEQPAATATKAQAEYKKQGQEISSPAKTSSGGGSKGSSEGKKKRSEEQQGSDGNTKKSKNEASSPTSSLKASQVPKVKLGDKITALQQIVSPFGKTDTASVLYEAINYIKWLHEQVQLLSDPYMKTSSSKDYNAWGGLDRKEKSEAEMDLRSRGLCLVPVSCTPQVYRDNNGPDYWTPPYRSCLYR, encoded by the exons ATGCAGTGCATGGCGCAGGAGGGCTCCGAGGCCTCCGTcgccagctcgccgccggcggcggcctcctcctcgtcaacgtcctccgccgccgccgcggcctcctggTGGCGCGACAATATGCACCCGGTCGCATACGGCGCCgcctggccgccaccgcccgcagcCGCGGCGCCACGGTGGCCCCCGATGGCCGCGCAGCACCAGCACCACGGCCGGACGACGACGTcctctggcggcggcgccgacgacgacctcTCCGCCTCCAACGCCACCATGACGTCCTTCACCAACACCTCCACCACCAACCACTCTGGCCTCAGCATGGACTCCTCCGTCCccggcgccgaggccgccgccgccgccgccgtcgccgccgagagCCACCTCTGGAACCAAGTCCTCAT gggcgccggcggcgaggtcgggaGGAGCATGCAGGCCGTGCACGACGCCCATGACGACAGCGAGAACTTCCTCGAGCTGCTCAACTCGAGGACGCTCGCGCCGGAGCTCTTCGCCGAGCCGCCGGCCTGCGACTACCTCAAGAAGATGGAGTACGGCAgcagccacggcggcggcggcggcggaggaggatggcCGGACCACCAGTTCACGGCCGCCGCGCTGGAGAAGCACCTGAGCTACGGCGCCGCGCTcgcgcaccaccagcaccaccaccacgcggcggccggcgcgccggaGCGGCTCACGGCGAACCTGTCCGACCTCGTGAGCAACTGGTCCATCGCGCCGCCCGACCCGTGCCTCGGCGACGCGcatcaccgcgccggcgccgccgcggcatgCGATAACGCCGCGGTGGCGTCCTTGGGCCACGGCGCCAAGCCCGGCTTGTTCCTGGACTCCGGCGGCCTCTGCAAGCACGAGATGAGCGGCCACGGCGGGATGCTGCAGGAagcagctggcggcggcggccaagaatTCCTCCGGCCGACGGGGTACAGCTCCATGCTcgggctcagcagcagcaacaggatGTACGGTGCCGGCCCCGCCATGGACGTGCCGTGGGGCAACAATgccggcgcggcgaggagcCTGTCGGACCTGATATCCTTCGGCGGAGCGCCGCTGGGAAAGCCGGAGCagccggcggccacggcgacgaAGGCGCAGGCGGAGTACAAGAAGCAAGGGCAGGAGATCTCGTCGCCG GCGAAGACgagtagcggcggcggcagcaagggGAGCtcggaggggaagaagaagagatcgGAGGAGCAGCAGGGGTCGGATGGGAACACAAAGAAGTCCAAGAATGAGGCCTCCTCGCCCACGTCGTCTCTCAAG GCATCGCAGGTGCCAAAAGTGAAGTTAGGAGACAAGATCACTGCGCTGCAACAGATCGTTTCACCATTTGGAAAG ACCGATACAGCATCAGTTCTGTATGAGGCGATAAATTACATCAAGTGGTTGCATGAACAAGTGCAG TTGCTGAGTGATCCATACATGAAGACAAGTAGTAGCAAG GACTACAATGCATGGGGAGGATTGGATAGGAAGGAGAAGTCGGAGGCAGAGATGGACCTGCGAAGTAGAGGCCTGTGCTTGGTACCCGTCTCATGCACGCCTCAAGTGTACAGGGATAACAATGGCCCGGACTACTGGACGCCCCCATATAGAAGCTGCTTATACAGATGA
- the LOC117842111 gene encoding uncharacterized protein isoform X2, whose translation MQCMAQEGSEASVASSPPAAASSSSTSSAAAAASWWRDNMHPVAYGAAWPPPPAAAAPRWPPMAAQHQHHGRTTTSSGGGADDDLSASNATMTSFTNTSTTNHSGLSMDSSVPGAEAAAAAAVAAESHLWNQVLMGAGGEVGRSMQAVHDAHDDSENFLELLNSRTLAPELFAEPPACDYLKKMEYGSSHGGGGGGGGWPDHQFTAAALEKHLSYGAALAHHQHHHHAAAGAPERLTANLSDLVSNWSIAPPDPCLGDAHHRAGAAAACDNAAVASLGHGAKPGLFLDSGGLCKHEMSGHGGMLQEAAGGGGQEFLRPTGYSSMLGLSSSNRMYGAGPAMDVPWGNNAGAARSLSDLISFGGAPLGKPEQPAATATKAQAEYKKQGQEISSPAKTSSGGGSKGSSEGKKKRSEEQQGSDGNTKKSKNEASSPTSSLKASQVPKVKLGDKITALQQIVSPFGKTDTASVLYEAINYIKWLHEQVQGKATP comes from the exons ATGCAGTGCATGGCGCAGGAGGGCTCCGAGGCCTCCGTcgccagctcgccgccggcggcggcctcctcctcgtcaacgtcctccgccgccgccgcggcctcctggTGGCGCGACAATATGCACCCGGTCGCATACGGCGCCgcctggccgccaccgcccgcagcCGCGGCGCCACGGTGGCCCCCGATGGCCGCGCAGCACCAGCACCACGGCCGGACGACGACGTcctctggcggcggcgccgacgacgacctcTCCGCCTCCAACGCCACCATGACGTCCTTCACCAACACCTCCACCACCAACCACTCTGGCCTCAGCATGGACTCCTCCGTCCccggcgccgaggccgccgccgccgccgccgtcgccgccgagagCCACCTCTGGAACCAAGTCCTCAT gggcgccggcggcgaggtcgggaGGAGCATGCAGGCCGTGCACGACGCCCATGACGACAGCGAGAACTTCCTCGAGCTGCTCAACTCGAGGACGCTCGCGCCGGAGCTCTTCGCCGAGCCGCCGGCCTGCGACTACCTCAAGAAGATGGAGTACGGCAgcagccacggcggcggcggcggcggaggaggatggcCGGACCACCAGTTCACGGCCGCCGCGCTGGAGAAGCACCTGAGCTACGGCGCCGCGCTcgcgcaccaccagcaccaccaccacgcggcggccggcgcgccggaGCGGCTCACGGCGAACCTGTCCGACCTCGTGAGCAACTGGTCCATCGCGCCGCCCGACCCGTGCCTCGGCGACGCGcatcaccgcgccggcgccgccgcggcatgCGATAACGCCGCGGTGGCGTCCTTGGGCCACGGCGCCAAGCCCGGCTTGTTCCTGGACTCCGGCGGCCTCTGCAAGCACGAGATGAGCGGCCACGGCGGGATGCTGCAGGAagcagctggcggcggcggccaagaatTCCTCCGGCCGACGGGGTACAGCTCCATGCTcgggctcagcagcagcaacaggatGTACGGTGCCGGCCCCGCCATGGACGTGCCGTGGGGCAACAATgccggcgcggcgaggagcCTGTCGGACCTGATATCCTTCGGCGGAGCGCCGCTGGGAAAGCCGGAGCagccggcggccacggcgacgaAGGCGCAGGCGGAGTACAAGAAGCAAGGGCAGGAGATCTCGTCGCCG GCGAAGACgagtagcggcggcggcagcaagggGAGCtcggaggggaagaagaagagatcgGAGGAGCAGCAGGGGTCGGATGGGAACACAAAGAAGTCCAAGAATGAGGCCTCCTCGCCCACGTCGTCTCTCAAG GCATCGCAGGTGCCAAAAGTGAAGTTAGGAGACAAGATCACTGCGCTGCAACAGATCGTTTCACCATTTGGAAAG ACCGATACAGCATCAGTTCTGTATGAGGCGATAAATTACATCAAGTGGTTGCATGAACAAGTGCAG GGAAAAGCCACTCCTTAA
- the LOC117845776 gene encoding pentatricopeptide repeat-containing protein At1g73710 gives MTPVTHCPPPGGGAVTGAGAPPPGGVRSGPFPPPPPPAASRIHLPRLPRPPPSLSSSSTPASPVPSPAASALRPSDEALSAMSPREHTSLLSRQRCWRRARDLFDRLRAIPGYAPNPVHDAVLLRHLARARRWDELRRAWLGMALPPSNPAYAALADALAKAGLARGALLLLRHMRARGVAPDEVSMNTFVRVLKDQGRYADAVAFFRNWCDGSFEVDFLDLDGIAIDSDGPMQFLLADSCDSKFASAAALAIGEGPRKPKLVATYNTLIDLYGKAGRLKDVLDMFLDMPTHGVMPDTCTFNTLINVFGLSGNMAQAEALFANMVVRGINPDTKTFNVMMTVFASIGDLDGILKYYRQIGKAGLHVDAVSSRIMLRALCERKMVHEAEDVIEGILNSGGSVHEQSLPVVMKMYVDLGLLDEANTFFERHCRGKGVSSKNFAAIIDAFAVKGLWEEAEHIFFSIRGDGNNKDIMEYNVMVKAYGRAKQYDQVSYLLESMEESGVSPDECTYNSLIQMFSVGGFPQRAKKLLVKMKDAGFEPKCETYSAVIRSYSRHCLVPEAIGLFNEMKSSGVEPNIVVYGLLIDMFAETGNVKEALYYSNLLEESGISPNQVVLTSLIKAYSKYNFWKEAQDLYSRMKNMDDGPDIIASNAMLNLYANLGMVTEAKEIFDSLRRNSNADGVSYTTMVYLYKGMGLLSESIKIACELQKSGLLSDCASYNAVMACYVAKGNLRDCAELVQEMVVANIPPDASTFGMIFSLLQNGHVSSEEVFKLESAYSDGKSSAKQAIIAFLFSIAGMHAAALEICEQLLRPDWTIDACAYNVCFKVYASCGKVEKAFSLFMRMNDLGLKPDTVTCIRLATCYGKPGVSEGLRTNALLKYRTDELIPSHNALVAYIETGKNNVAVQLVKK, from the coding sequence ATGACTCCCGTTACCCactgcccgccgcccggcggcggcgccgtcaccGGAGCCGGCGCGCCACCGCCCGGCGGCGTCCGCTCCGGccccttccctcctccacctccccccgccgcctcccgcatCCACCTCCCCCGCCTACCCCGGCCGCCAccttccctctcttcctccagCACCCCCGCCAGCCCCGTCcctagccccgccgcctccgccctccgcccctCCGACGAGGCCCTGTCCGCCATGTCCCCGCGGGAGCACACCTCCCTCCTCTCGCGGCAGCGCTGCTGGCGCCGCGCTCGGGACCTCTTCGACCGCCTGCGCGCGATCCCCGGGTACGCCCCCAACCCCGTCCACgacgccgtcctcctccgccacctcgcccgcgcgcgccgctggGACGAGCTCCGCCGCGCCTGGCTCGGGATGGCCCTCCCGCCCTCCAACCCGGCCTACGCGGCCCTCGCCGACGCGCTCGCCAAGGCCGGGTTGGCGCGGGGAGCCCTCCTGCTGCTCCGACACATGCGCGCCCGGGGCGTCGCGCCGGACGAGGTGTCGATGAACACCTTCGTCCGCGTCCTCAAGGACCAGGGTCGCTACGCTGACGCGGTTGCCTTCTTCCGCAATTGGTGCGACGGCAGCTTCGAGGTTGACTTCCTTGATCTTGACGGCATCGCGATTGATTCTGACGGCCCGATGCAGTTCTTGCTTGCTGATAGCTGTGACAGCAAAtttgcttctgctgctgcaCTAGCCATTGGTGAAGGTCCTAGGAAGCCGAAGCTTGTGGCAACATATAACACGCTGATTGATCTCTATGggaaggctgggaggttgaaggacGTGCTGGACATGTTTCTGGATATGCCGACTCATGGGGTTATGCCAGACACGTGTACGTTCAACACATTGATCAACGTATTTGGGTTATCTGGTAACATGGCACAGGCAGAGGCTCTGTTTGCCAACATGGTAGTTAGGGGCATCAATCCCGACACTAAGACATTCAATGTGATGATGACTGTGTTTGCATCGATTGGGGATTTAGATGGAATTCTGAAGTACTACAGGCAAATTGGGAAGGCAGGGCTACATGTGGATGCTGTGAGCTCAAGGATCATGCTGCGGGCGCTATGCGAGAGGAAGATGgtgcatgaagcagaagacGTGATTGAAGGGATTCTGAATTCGGGCGGTTCTGTCCATGAGCAGTCCCTGCCTGTTGTCATGAAGATGTATGTTGATCTAGGATTGCTTGATGAGGCAAACACATTCTTTGAGAGGCACTGCAGAGGTAAAGGGGTTTCATCCAAGAATTTTGCTGCCATAATCGATGCTTTTGCAGTGAAGGGTCTGTGGGAAGAAGCTGAGCATATTTTCTTCTCTATAAGAGGAGATGGGAACAACAAGGACATAATGGAGTATAATGTGATGGTGAAGGCTTATGGTCGGGCAAAGCAGTATGATCAAGTCTCTTATCTGCTTGAGAGCATGGAGGAGTCTGGTGTTTCACCAGATGAGTGCACATATAATTCCTTGATTCAAATGTTTTCTGTTGGTGGATTTCCACAGAGAGCTAAGAAACTATTAGTTAAAATGAAAGATGCAGGATTTGAACCAAAGTGTGAGACATACTCTGCTGTCATTAGAAGTTATTCCCGGCATTGTTTGGTACCAGAGGCCATAGGCCTGTTCAATGAAATGAAGTCCTCTGGTGTTGAGCCGAATATCGTCGTTTATGGACTGTTGATTGATATGTTTGCAGAGACAGGAAATGTTAAGGAAGCACTGTACTATAGTAACCTGTTGGAAGAATCTGGAATCTCTCCAAACCAGGTTGTTCTAACTTCCCTTATTAAAGCCTATAGCAAATACAATTTCTGGAAGGAAGCACAAGATTTGTATTCAAGGATGAAGAACATGGATGATGGCCCTGACATCATTGCCTCTAATGCCATGCTAAACCTTTATGCAAATCTTGGGATGGTCACTGAAGCAAAAGAAATCTTTGATAGCCTGAGGAGAAATAGTAATGCAGATGGTGTTTCATACACTACCATGGTATACCTCTACAAGGGCATGGGCTTGCTTAGTGAATCCATTAAAATTGCATGTGAATTGCAGAAGTCAGGCTTACTATCTGACTGTGCTTCATACAATGCTGTTATGGCTTGTTATGTGGCCAAGGGTAACCTTAGAGATTGTGCAGAGTTAGTGCAAGAAATGGTTGTGGCTAACATCCCACCAGATGCCTCAACATTTGGAATGATTTTTTCTCTACTGCAGAATGGCCATGTATCCTCAGAAGAAGTTTTTAAGTTAGAGTCAGCATATAGTGACGGCAAGAGTTCTGCCAAGCAAGCTATTATTGCATTCTTGTTCTCCATAGCTGGCATGCATGCTGCTGCACTAGAGATTTGTGAGCAGTTATTAAGGCCTGATTGGACAATTGATGCATGTGCATATAATGTTTGCTTCAAGGTCTATGCTTCTTGCGGGAAGGTGGAAAAGGCTTTCAGCTTGTTTATGCGGATGAATGATTTAGGGCTCAAACCGGATACAGTTACTTGTATCCGTCTGGCAACTTGCTATGGGAAACCTGGAGTATCGGAAGGCCTAAGAACAAATGCTCTTCTTAAATACAGAACTGATGAGCTTATTCCTTCGCATAATGCATTGGTTGCGTATATAGAAACTGGAAAAAATAATGTTGCAGTTCAGTTAGTCAAGAAATGA
- the LOC117843104 gene encoding uncharacterized protein codes for MKWRKILKEMTPLRTAGRFFRRHPSVLCLVLLLLILYKYFFGWFTLLVTTSPIFLIAGVFLGVILAFGEPNNSEKDHVYKKIEKARCLNTHDSNKSVRGVPLPRIPSEERVAKHINRDKKIRKRSHAVASSEQGSSESGGSDTDNIPMLHAFHHLRSGSNSSQSSQDGDSNDSSIEDGMDNQQGNGGNVREGKRHVKVMAWTADDQKNILNIGCLEIERNQRLETLIARRRARKYTDRNLIDFGSSDSLPTIEELSKFNVQIPSIFAPRKNPFDLPYNEDNFPDSAPSAPLEIGNPFDLPSEQANESSSSGGTNSIYAEPIPVTSHLQRSALLRRHESFTEGAPFLSDFLQDARPSRFRPYFVTENMANEEITDPVLEGETSEKSNSKASSVQDSDSTSSVADQESQKDVLEDFSNQGQQSSFSQTDEHAHIARHVREVSLALDMEPPVLISDSSDDDISLSGEHTNDWEEAQQSDFSFPHNTLLEDPSFMQHHQEIDMASNGLHHMSPHSNDLELTSSSSDSSDDPFEVNDIELSAKEVVVIDDTHIPDPVYDSSPSGSEKPAPIGLVIGEAVLQDGHARNLEEGSPSRMETSSSEAAVPSLSPVEQRELREKEAYEIREQSMVGHNEAHENSVSHADPPISEISSQSTTGGSTNG; via the exons ATGAAATGGAGAAAGATTTTGAAGGAAATGACACCATTGAGGACTGCGGGCAGATTCTTTCGGCGCCATCCTTCGGTTCTCTGCCTGGTGCTGCTTCTACTTATATTGTACAAGTACTTCTTCGGCTGGTTCACCCTTCTTGTGACCACATCACCAATCTTCCTAATTGCTGGCGTCTTTCTTGGAGTCATCCTTGCTTTTGGTGAACCAAACAATTCTGAAAAAGATCATGTCTACAAAAAGATTGAGAAAGCTAGGTGTCTGAATACTCATGATAGCAACAAATCAGTTAGGGGCGTACCTCTTCCGAGAATTCCATCCGAAGAGAGAGTGGCCAAACACATAAACAGAGATAAGAAGATTAGGAAGAGATCTCACGCTGTAGCTTCTTCCGAACAAGGATCAAGTGAATCAGGTGGTTCAGATACTGATAACATTCCAATGCTACATGCATTTCATCATCTTAGGTCAGGCAGCAATTCATCACAGTCCTCTCAAGATGGTGACTCCAATGACAGCAGCATTGAAGATGGAATGGATAATCAACAGGGCAATGGGGGCAATGTACGTGAGGGCAAACGGCATGTTAAAGTTATGGCATGGACTGCTGATGATCAAAAGAACATACTGAATATCGGATGCTTGGAGATTGAGCGTAACCAAAGATTGGAGACCTTAATTGCTAGGCGTCGGGCGAGGAAATACACGGACAGGAACTTGATAGATTTTGGTAGCAGTGATTCCTTACCTACGATTGAAGAGCTATCAAAGTTCAATGTTCAAATCCCTTCTATTTTTGCTCCTAGGAAAAATCCTTTTGATCTTCCTTACAATGAAGATAACTTCCCAGATTCTGCTCCATCTGCGCCGCTGGAAATAGGAAACCCATTTGATTTACCAAGCGAACAAGCAAATGAGAGCAGCTCCTCTGGAGGAACCAACTCAATCTATGCAGAACCTATTCCTGTAACATCTCATTTACAAAGGAGTGCACTGTTAAGGAGGCATGAGAGCTTCACTGAAGGAGCACCATTCCTCAGTGACTTTTTGCAAGATGCACGGCCTTCCCGTTTTAGACCATACTTTGTTACAGAAAACATGGCTAATGAAGAAATCACAGATCCAGTTCTTGAAGGAGAAACTAGTGAAAAGAGCAACTCCAAGGCCAGTTCAGTTCAAGATTCGGATAGTACTTCATCAGTTGCCGATCAAGAAAGCCAGAAGGACGTTTTGGAGGATTTCTCAAACCAAGGACAACAATCTTCATTCAGTCAGACAGATGAACATGCACATATAGCTCGGCATGTGAGGGAAGTTTCTCTTGCCCTTGACATGGAGCCACCTGTACTAATAAGCGATTCCTCTGATGATGACATATCACTGTCTGGTGAACATACAAATGACTGGGAAGAAGCACAACAGAGTGATTTCAGTTTTCCACATAATACATTATTAGAGGATCCTAGTTTTATGCAACACCATCAAGAAATAGATATGGCAAGCAATGGGTTGCATCATATGTCCCCACATTCAAACGATCTTGAGTTGACGTCGTCATCATCCGATAGCTCTGATGATCCTTTCGAAGTGAATGACATCGAACTATCAG CCAAGGAAGTGGTGGTCATTGATGATACCCACATTCCTGATCCTGTTTATGATTCAAGTCCTTCAGGAAGTGAGAAGCCCGCACCTATTGGTTTAGTAATTGGTGAAGCTGTGCTGCAAGATG GTCATGCTCGTAATCTTGAGGAGGGTTCACCATCAAGAATGGAGACTTCTTCCAGTGAGGCAGCTGTACCTAGTTTGAGTCCTGTGGAGCAAAGAGAACTCAGAGAGAAAGAAGCCTATGAGATAAGGGAGCAGTCCATGGTCGGCCATAACGAAGCCCATGAAAATTCTGTCAGCCATGCTGATCCTCCCATATCTGAGATAAGTTCTCAGTCAACTACTGGAGGTTCAACTAATG GTTAA
- the LOC117846516 gene encoding uncharacterized protein — MSLSPSLSGDEVEVEEEEEDEGVDGYRKGGYHAVRPGDQFAAGRYVAQRKLGWGNFSTVWLAFDVQSQRYVALKIQKSAPEFAQAALHEIEFLSEITKRDPSNRKCIIQLIDHFKHTGPNGQHICLVFEFLGDSLLKLVQYNRYKGIGFDRVKRICKSILVGLDYLHNELGIIHSDLKLENVLLVSTIDPSKDPIRSGLKPNLEKPEGNPNGEVGLNPIEKKLKMRARRVLAKLAEKRKSVVESSRSERSLDGIDLTCKIVDFGNACWADKQFTDFIQTRQYRAPEIILGAGYSFSVDMWSFACIAFELATGEMLFTPKEGHGYSEDEDHLALMMELLGKMPKKIATMGTRSKEYFDRHGDLKRIRRLKLSSVERILVDKYKISESDAREFANFLCPLLDFAPEKRPTAAECLKHPWLQYDEDKTCEPHNNNDAQSTGNTTSGACTNIDVTDKKGSLTGSCNKTADAKHNNSSITNNASMSTDVQPNIGSIANRLAKNADVNLNIGSITNRDAKNSDTKPHIGSIANSDAKSSSLKLDTGNTTNKNSKTIDTKPNTGSISSRDEKSSNVDTTTSNVVNRDVKRSIRSVVNSYIKNFDAKFNTGSTANSDARNSDTKPSTRSVANADDAKCMDVKPISGSVKSNDAIKSNVKSNTGIVANSDAKCMDVKPISGSVKSNDAIKATVKSNTGIVANSDAKNTDVQTNTGSVVSEDNSVDTKPNIGRVAASIQRLESSMSKVQIGRYR, encoded by the exons atGTCGCTGTCCCCGTCGCTGTcgggcgacgaggtggaggtggaggaggaagaggaggacgaggGCGTCGACGGGTACCGCAAGGGCGGCTACCACGCCGTCCGCCCCGGGGACCagttcgccgccggccgctacGTCGCCCAGCGGAAGCTCGGGTGGGGCAACTTCTCCACCGTCTGGCTCGCCTTCGACGTCCAATCGCAG AGATATGTAGCCCTGAAGATCCAAAAAAGTGCCCCTGAGTTTGCGCAGGCTGCTCTTCATGAAATAGAGTTCCTGTCAGAAATCACAAAGAGGGATCCGTCAAATCGCAAATGTATCATCCAGCTAATAGATCACTTCAAGCACACAGGACCGAACGGGCAACACATCTGCCTTGTCTTTGAGTTCCTCGGAGATAGCTTGCTCAAGCTTGTACAGTACAACCGGTACAAAGGCATTGGTTTTGATAGGGTGAAGCGAATATGCAAGTCGATTTTGGTAGGTCTTGATTACTTGCACAATGAGCTTGGCATCATCCATTCGGATTTGAAGCTTGAGAATGTTCTCCTTGTCTCAACGATTGATCCCTCGAAGGACCCCATTCGGTCTGGGCTTAAACCTAACCTTGAGAAGCCTGAGGGGAATCCTAACGGAGAAGTTGGTCTTAACCCAATCGAGAAGAAACTAAAGATGAGAGCAAGGAGGGTGCTTGCAAAGCTTGCTGAGAAAAGAAAATCAGTTGTGGAATCTTCGCGTTCAGAAAGGAGCTTGGATGGGATTGATCTGACATGCAAAATTGTGGACTTCGGGAATGCTTGTTGGGCTGACAAGCAATTTACTGATTTTATTCAGACAAGGCAATATCGGGCGCCAGAGATCATTCTAGGTGCAGGATACTCGTTTTCTGTTGACATGTGGTCATTTGCGTGTATTGCTTTTGAGCTTGCAACAGGAGAAATGCTATTTACACCCAAGGAAGGCCATGGATACAGCGAAGATGAG GATCACTTGGCTTTAATGATGGAATTACTTGGCAAGATGCCAAAAAAG ATCGCCACCATGGGAACACGATCAAAGGAGTATTTTGACCGCCATGGAGATCTAAAGCGGATAAGAAGGCTGAAGTTGTCATCTGTTGAACGCATCCTTGTTGACAAATACAAGATTTCTGAATCTGATGCGCGGGAATTTGCCAATTTTCTCTGCCCTTTACTTGACTTTGCACCAGAGAAGAGGCCGACAGCTGCAGAATGCCTAAAGCATCCATGGCTTCAATATGATGAGGACAAAACTTGTGAGCCTCATAACAATAATGATGCCCAAAGCACAGGGAATACCACCAGTGGTGCCTGTACAAATATTGATGTGACGGACAAAAAAGGGAGCCTCACTGGAAGTTGCAACAAGACTGCTGATGCGAAACACAACAATAGTAGCATTACCAACAATGCTTCCATGAGCACTGATGTGCAGCCCAATATTGGAAGCATTGCCAACAGACTTGCCAAAAATGCTGATGTAAACCTGAACATTGGATCAATCACCAACAGAGATGCCAAGAATTCTGATACAAAGCCCCACATTGGAAGCATAGCCAACAGCGATGCCAAAAGCTCTAGTTTAAAACTGGACACAGGTAACACCACCAACAAAAATTCCAAAACTATTGATACGAAGCCCAACACTGGCAGCATCTCAAGCAGGGATGAAAAGAGCAGTAATGTGGACACCACCACTTCCAATGTTGTCAACAGAGATGTGAAGCGCAGCATCAGAAGTGTTGTTAATTCTTATATCAAGAATTTTGATGCGAAGTTCAACACTGGAAGCACTGCTAACAGTGATGCCAGGAACTCAGATACGAAACCCAGCACTAGAAGTGTTGCGAATGCTGATGATGCTAAGTGTATGGACGTAAAACCAATCAGCGGAAGTGTTAAGAGCAACGATGCCATCAAATCTAATGTAAAATCCAACACTGGAATTGTTGCAAACAGTGATGCCAAGTGTATGGACGTGAAACCAATCAGCGGAAGTGTTAAGAGCAACGATGCCATCAAAGCTACTGTAAAATCCAACACTGGAATTGTTGCAAACAGTGATGCCAAGAACACCGATGTACAAACTAACACTGGAAGTGTTGTCAGCGAGGATAACAGTGTTGACACAAAACCAAATATTGGTCGGGTTGCTGCAAGTATACAGAGGTTGGAGAGCAGCATGAGTAAAGTGCAAATCGGGAGATACCGGTGA